One segment of Ficedula albicollis isolate OC2 chromosome 2, FicAlb1.5, whole genome shotgun sequence DNA contains the following:
- the LOC101810852 gene encoding isopentenyl-diphosphate Delta-isomerase 1, whose amino-acid sequence MWRALLRAGSAAPRSGPGVRGERRVPSLSAFSGTCATITMPEVNTDHLDEQQVQLLAEMCILIDENDNRIGAETKKNCHLNENIDKGLLHRAFSVFLFNMENKLLLQQRSNAKITFPDCFTNTCCSHPLSHPQELEENDAIGVRRAAQRRLKAELGIPIEQVTPEEISYLTRIHYKAKSDGIWGEHEIDYILFVQKDVTLNPDPNEIQSYCYVTQKELKQLLDRAARNEVKITPWFKLIAETFLFKWWDNLNNLNKFVEHEKIHRM is encoded by the exons ATGTGGCGCGCGCTGCTCCGCGCCGGGAGCGCGGCCCCCCGGAGCGGCCCTGGCGTGAGGGGAGAGCGGCGGGTGC CTTCATTGTCTGCCTTCAGTGGAACGTGTGCTACCATCACGATGCCTGAAGTAAACACAGATCACCTGGATGAGCAGCAGGTGCAGCTCTTGGCAGAGATGTGCATCCTTATCGACGAAAATGACAATAGGATTGGAGCAGAGACCAAGAAAAACTGTCACTTGAATGAAAACATTGACAAAG gtttaCTGCACCGagctttcagtgttttcttatttaatatggaaaataaactgttgctgcagcagaggtcaaatgcaaaaattacatttccag ATTGTTTTACCAACACTTGTTGCAGCCATCCTCTAAGCCATCCACaagaactggaagaaaatgaTGCCATTGGTGTTcggagagcagcacagagacgACTGAAAGCAGAGTTGGGAATTCCCATAGAGCAG GTAACTCCAGAAGAAATCTCCTACCTGACACGAATTCACTACAAGGCCAAGTCTGATGGGATCTGGGGAGAACATGAGATAGACTATATCTTATTTGTGCAGAAGGATGTGACACTGAATCCTGACCCCAACGAGATCCAAAGCTACTGCTACGTGACACAGAAAGAACTGAAACAGCTCTtggacagagctgccaggaaTGAAGTTAAGATTACTCCATGGTTCAAGCTGATAGCAGAGACCTTTCTTTTTAAGTGGTGGGATAACTTGAATAACTTGAACAAATTTGTTGAGcatgaaaaaatacacagaatgtAA